One Gambusia affinis linkage group LG15, SWU_Gaff_1.0, whole genome shotgun sequence genomic window carries:
- the htr3a gene encoding 5-hydroxytryptamine receptor 3A, producing the protein MRLSSGWTTLLYLLLHGAATVCTDYSFVRFLGISSWWWPVYVKKPPSNPGRFANATLVRLADFLSAGYKKGVRPVRDWRTSTVVAIDLMVYSILNVDEKNQVLTTYVWYRQSWTDEFLVWNPEDFDEVKQVSLPTANVWVPDILINEFVDVGKSPDIPYVYVTHEGLVQNYKPIQVVTACTLNIYNFPFDVQKCSLTFQSWLHTIDDINITLMRSPEKLRDDKSVFMNQGEWELLHILSNYKIFSVDNDDYYAEMKFHVVIRRRPLFYTVNLLLPSVFLMVMDIVGFFLPPDSGERVSFKITLLLGYSVFLIIVSDTLPATAIGTPLIGVYFVVCMALLVISLTETVLIVRLVHKQDLQPPVPHWVKYLILERAPVLFCIHKKHRFCARLSSQASELDHSKENNYGTAQCSLHHTCEIGQRLSQQEREGGMLGLRLAPSRDNTPPVMDNILHEVTAIRQFLEKRDRCREIAKEWLQVGYVLDVLLFRVYLVAVIAYSITLGTLWSVWQVA; encoded by the exons ATGAGGCTGTCATCGGGCTGGACGACGCTGCTCTACCTGCTGCTCCATGGAGCTGCTACCGTCTGCACAG ATTATTCCTTTGTCAGATTTCTTGGGATCAGTAGCTGGTGGTGGCCGGTTTATG ttaaaaagcCGCCCAGTAACCCCGGAAGGTTTGCCAACGCCACCTTGGTGCGGCTGGCTGACTTCCTGAGCGCTGGATATAAGAAAGGAGTGAGACCTGTGAGGGACTGGAGGACGTCTACTGTCGTTGCCATAGACCTCATGGTTTACTCCATCCTCAATGTG GACGAGAAGAACCAGGTATTGACGACGTATGTGTGGTACAGGCAG TCGTGGACGGATGAGTTCCTGGTGTGGAACCCAGAGGATTTTGATGAAGTCAAGCAAGTCTCCCTGCCTACAGCTAACGTCTGGGTTCCTGACATTCTCATCAACGAGTT CGTCGATGTGGGGAAGTCTCCAGATATTCCTTACGTCTACGTTACACATGAGGGTCTGGTGCAGAACTACAAGCCCATCCAGGTCGTCACCGCCTGCACACTCAACATCTACAACTTCCCGTTTGACGTCCAGAAATGCAGCCTCACCTTCCAGAGCTGGCTCCACACTA TCGATGACATCAACATCACCCTGATGCGAAGCCCCGAGAAGCTCCGGGACGACAAGAGCGTCTTCATGAACCAGGGAGAGTGGGAGCTGCTGCACATTCTGTCCAATTACAAGATCTTCAGCGTGGACAATGACGACTACTACGCAGAGATGAAGTTCCAC GTGGTGATCCGACGGCGGCCGCTGTTTTACACGGTGAACCTGCTGCTGCCCAGCGTCTTCCTGATGGTGATGGACATCGTTGGTTTCTTTCTGCCTCCAGACAGCGGAGAGAGAGTTTCCTTTAAGATCACTTTGCTGCTCGGCTACTCGGTCTTCCTCATCATCGTGTCCGACACGCTGCCTGCCACGGCCATCGGAACGCCACTGATAG GTGTGTACTTCGTGGTCTGCATGGCTCTCCTGGTGATCAGCCTAACAGAAACCGTACTGATTGTTCGTCTGGTCCACAAGCAGGATCTGCAGCCACCTGTCCCCCACTGGGTGAAGTACCTGATCCTGGAAAGAGCTCCGGTTCTCTTCTGCATCCACAAAAAGCACCGCTTCTGTGCGAGGCTGTCGTCTCAGGCTTCAGAGCTGGATCACTCCAAGGAAAACAACTACGGGACGG CCCAGTGCTCCCTCCACCACACCTGTGAGATAGGCCAGAGGCTCAGCCAGCAAGAGAGAGAGGGTGGAATGCTTGGCCTTCGCCTGGCCCCATCCAGGGACAACACGCCGCCCGTCATGGACAACATCCTCCACGAGGTGACGGCCATTCGGCAGTTCCTGGAGAAGAGGGACCGGTGTCGGGAAATAGCCAAGGAGTGGCTCCAGGTTGGCTACGTGCTGGACGTGCTGCTCTTCAGAGTCTACCTAGTGGCCGTGATCGCCTACAGCATCACACTGGGCACTCTGTGGTCGGTCTGGCAGGTGGCCTGA